Proteins encoded together in one Parus major isolate Abel chromosome 25LG2, Parus_major1.1, whole genome shotgun sequence window:
- the SF3B4 gene encoding splicing factor 3B subunit 4 has translation MLPPWGSRSSGMGTGDGMGLEWGWDEDSAGAQTWDPRHCEHGALRALLAATAMSRQKNGDTPCPDRGTAAPACPSRHTQDGGSAVPAHATSGPSHGREACALTSLIACLRAAPRAERDKMAAGPISERNQDATVYVGGLDEKVSEPLLWELFLQAGPVVNTHMPKDRVTGQHQGYGFVEFLSEEDADYAIKIMNMIKLYGKPIRVNKASAHNKNLDVGANIFIGNLDPEIDEKLLYDTFSAFGVILQTPKIMRDPDTGNSKGYAFINFASFDASDAAIEAMNGQYLCNRPITVSYAFKKDSKGERHGSAAERLLAAQNPLSQADRPHQLFADAPPPPSVPTPVVTALGPGVTPPGLPPPGSFPPPVPPPGALPPGMPPAMPPPPMPPGAGAPGPPSGAAPAGGHPPHPHPFPPGGMHHPGMPPMQVHHGPPGMGQHHPGPPGSGGQPPPRPPPGMPHPGPPPMGLPPRGPHFGSPMGHPGPLPHHGLRGPPPLMPPHGYNGPPRPPPYGYQRVPLPPRPAQRPPGVPPRGPLRGPLP, from the exons ATGCTGCCTCCATGGGGCTCGAGGAGCTCAGGGATGGGCACTGGAGATGGGATGGGACtggaatggggatgggatgaggaCTCTGCGGGAGCCCAGACCTGGGACCCCCGGCACTGCGAACATGGGGCATTAAGGGCACTCCTGGCCGCAACGGCCATGTCGCGACAGAAGAATGGCGACACTCCGTGTCCCGACAGAGGGACCGCGgcccctgcctgcccctcccGCCACACCCAAGATGGCGGCAGCGCCGTCCCCGCACACGCCACTTCCGGCCCGTCCCACGGACGCGAGGCTTGCGCGCTGACGTCACTCATTGCGTGCCTGCGTGCGGCTCCGCGCGCGGAGCGGGATAAGATGGCGGCGGGGCCGATTTCGGAGAGGAACCAGG ATGCCACGGTGTACGTGGGGGGGCTGGACGAGAAGGTCAGCGAgcccctgctctgggagctcttTCTGCAGGCCGGGCCGGTGGTCAACACACACATGCCCAAGGACCGGGTCACGGGCCAGCACCAGG GGTACGGCTTTGTGGAGTTCCTGAGCGAGGAGGATGCTGACTATGCCATCAAGATCATGAACATGATCAAGCTCTACGGGAAACCCATCCGGGTGAACAAAGCCTCGGCCCACAACAAGAACCTGGATGTGGGCGCCAACATCTTCATTGGCAACCTAGACCCTGAGATCGATGAGAAGCTGCTCTACGACACTTTCAGCGCCTTTGGGGTAATCCTGCAGACCCCCAAGATCATGCGGGACCCCGACACGGGCAACTCCAAGGGCTACGCCTTCATCAACTTCGCCAGCTTCGATGCGTCGGACGCAGCCATTGAGGCCATGAACGGGCAGTACCTGTGCAACCGCCCCATCACCGTGTCCTACGCCTTCAAGAAGGACTCCAAGGGCGAGCGGCACGGCTCAGCAGCTGAGCGGCTGCTGGCGGCTCAGAACCCCCTCTCCCAGGCCGACCGGCCCCACCAGCTCTTCGCGGACGCCCCCCCGCCCCCATCCGTGCCCACACCTGTGGTCACTGCGCTGGGGCCTGGGGTCACCCCTCCAG GCCTGCCTCCCCCTGGCTCGTTCCCACCGCCGGTGCCACCGCCTGGAGCACTGCCCCCCGGGATGCCCCCAGCCATGCCCCCGCCGCCGATGCCGCCGGGCGCTGGAGCCCCCGGGCCCCCCTCAGGAGCTGCCCCCGCCGGGGGACACCCCCCGCACCCGCACCCCTTCCCCCCGGGAGGGATGCACCACCCAG GAATGCCACCGATGCAGGTGCACCATGGGCCACCTGGGATGGGCCAGCATCACCCAGGACCACCAGGCTCTGGAGGGCAGCCGCCCCCCCGGCCCCCTCCGGGAATGCCGCACCCCGGGCCACCCCCCATGGGGCTCCCCCCTCGGGGGCCACACTTTGGATCTCCCATGG GTCATCCTGGGCCGCTGCCGCACCATGGGCTCCGCGGGCCCCCCCCACTGATGCCACCCCATGGCTACAATgggcccccccggccccccccCTATGGCTACCAGAGGGTCCCACTGCCCCCCCGGCCGGCACAGAGACCCCCTGGAGTCCCCCCCCGCGGGCCCCTGCGGGGACCCCTGCCCTGA